In the Wyeomyia smithii strain HCP4-BCI-WySm-NY-G18 chromosome 2, ASM2978416v1, whole genome shotgun sequence genome, one interval contains:
- the LOC129720185 gene encoding uncharacterized protein LOC129720185 → MQELWLLSCGWDDPVPDNLQKRWEKYQQELPKIFAYRIPCYALLPNSTVQLHTFADASESAYEACTYAYCEDPQGIVRIQLLASKSRVAPLERLTIARLELCAAVLAAHLHHRIKPAIDIGICSSYFLSDSSVTREWLRSPPNRWQTFVGNRVSESQYFTHDYR, encoded by the coding sequence ATGCAGGAACTATGGCTGCTGTCGTGTGGTTGGGATGATCCGGTTCCCGATAATCTACAGAAAAGATGGGAAAAATACCAACAGGAGCTGCCCAAAATTTTTGCCTATCGCATCCCTTGTTACGCCCTTCTACCCAATTCTACAGTGCAACTACACACCTTCGCTGATGCCTCCGAATCTGCTTACGAGGCCTGCACATACGCCTACTGTGAAGATCCGCAGGGGATCGTACGGATACAGCTTCTTGCCTCTAAGTCCCGAGTCGCTCCGCTGGAGCGGTTAACTATCGCTCGTCTTGAGCTGTGCGCTGCGGTTCTGGCTGCGCATCTGCATCACAGGATAAAACCTGCAATTGACATCGGTATTTGTTCCTCATATTTTTTGTCCGATTCATCCGTCACTCGCGAATGGCTTCGATCACCACCGAATCGCTGGCAAACGTTTGTTGGAAATCGCGTTTCAGAGTCTCAGTATTTCACTCATGACTATCGCTAG